In Rattus norvegicus strain BN/NHsdMcwi chromosome 1, GRCr8, whole genome shotgun sequence, a genomic segment contains:
- the Art2b gene encoding T-cell ecto-ADP-ribosyltransferase 2 isoform X2 gives MPSNICKFFLTWWLIQQVTGLTGPLMLDTAPNAFDDQYEGCVNKMEEKAPLLLQEDFNMNAKLKVAWEEAKKRWNNIKPSRSYPKGFNDFHGTALVAYTGSIAVDFNRAVREFKENPGQFHYKAFHYYLTRALQLLSNGDCHSVYRGTKTRFHYTGAGSVRFGQFTSSSLSKKVAQSQEFFSDHGTLFIIKTCLGVYIKEFSFRPDQEEVLIPGYEVYQKVRTQGYNEIFLDSPKRKKSNYNCLYSSAGARESCVSLFLVVLPSLLVQLLCLAEP, from the exons ATGCCATCAAATATTTGCAAGTTCTTCCTAACTTGGTGGTTAATTCAGCAG GTGACTGGGCTGACAGGGCCTTTGATGCTAGACACGGCTCCCAATGCATTTGATGACCAGTATGAGGGCTGTGTCAACAAAATGGAGGAAAAGGCACCCCTGCTTTTACAGGAAGACTTTAATATGAATGCGAAATTAAAAGTTGCGTGGGAAGAGGCAAAGAAACGATGGAACAACATAAAACCTAGTAGGAGTTATCCCAAAGGTTTCAATGATTTCCATGGAACGGCTTTAGTTGCCTACACTGGGAGTATCGCTGTAGATTTTAACAGAGCTGTTAGGGAATTCAAGGAAAATCCTGGTCAATTCCACTACAAGGCCTTCCATTACTACTTAACAAGAGCTCTTCAGCTTTTGAGTAACGGGGATTGTCATTCAGTCTACCGAGGCACTAAGACCAGGTTTCACTATACTGGAGCTGGCTCCGTGCGATTCGGGCAGTTCACGTCTTCATCTTTATCTAAGAAAGTAGCTCAATCTCAAGAGTTTTTCAGTGATCATGGGACgctgttcatcatcaaaaccTGCTTGGGGGTTTATATCAAAGAATTCTCTTTCCGTCCTGACCAAGAGGAGGTGTTAATTCCAGGCTATGAGGTATATCAGAAAGTCAGGACACAAGGCTACAACGAAATTTTCCTGGACTCCCCGAAGAGGAAGAAGAGCAACTACAATTGCTTATACAGCAGCGCAG gAGCCAGAGAGAGCTGTGTATCCCTGTTCCTTGTGGTTCTCCCCAGTCTTCTGGTCCAGCTGCTTTGTCTTGCTGAGCCGTAG
- the Art2b gene encoding T-cell ecto-ADP-ribosyltransferase 2 isoform X1 — protein sequence MSLSLSYFACSLFFFLNLTMPSNICKFFLTWWLIQQVTGLTGPLMLDTAPNAFDDQYEGCVNKMEEKAPLLLQEDFNMNAKLKVAWEEAKKRWNNIKPSRSYPKGFNDFHGTALVAYTGSIAVDFNRAVREFKENPGQFHYKAFHYYLTRALQLLSNGDCHSVYRGTKTRFHYTGAGSVRFGQFTSSSLSKKVAQSQEFFSDHGTLFIIKTCLGVYIKEFSFRPDQEEVLIPGYEVYQKVRTQGYNEIFLDSPKRKKSNYNCLYSSAGARESCVSLFLVVLPSLLVQLLCLAEP from the exons ATGTCTCTTTCATTGTCTTATTTTGCttgcagcctttttttttttttgaacttgaCGATGCCATCAAATATTTGCAAGTTCTTCCTAACTTGGTGGTTAATTCAGCAG GTGACTGGGCTGACAGGGCCTTTGATGCTAGACACGGCTCCCAATGCATTTGATGACCAGTATGAGGGCTGTGTCAACAAAATGGAGGAAAAGGCACCCCTGCTTTTACAGGAAGACTTTAATATGAATGCGAAATTAAAAGTTGCGTGGGAAGAGGCAAAGAAACGATGGAACAACATAAAACCTAGTAGGAGTTATCCCAAAGGTTTCAATGATTTCCATGGAACGGCTTTAGTTGCCTACACTGGGAGTATCGCTGTAGATTTTAACAGAGCTGTTAGGGAATTCAAGGAAAATCCTGGTCAATTCCACTACAAGGCCTTCCATTACTACTTAACAAGAGCTCTTCAGCTTTTGAGTAACGGGGATTGTCATTCAGTCTACCGAGGCACTAAGACCAGGTTTCACTATACTGGAGCTGGCTCCGTGCGATTCGGGCAGTTCACGTCTTCATCTTTATCTAAGAAAGTAGCTCAATCTCAAGAGTTTTTCAGTGATCATGGGACgctgttcatcatcaaaaccTGCTTGGGGGTTTATATCAAAGAATTCTCTTTCCGTCCTGACCAAGAGGAGGTGTTAATTCCAGGCTATGAGGTATATCAGAAAGTCAGGACACAAGGCTACAACGAAATTTTCCTGGACTCCCCGAAGAGGAAGAAGAGCAACTACAATTGCTTATACAGCAGCGCAG gAGCCAGAGAGAGCTGTGTATCCCTGTTCCTTGTGGTTCTCCCCAGTCTTCTGGTCCAGCTGCTTTGTCTTGCTGAGCCGTAG